From the genome of Lawsonella clevelandensis, one region includes:
- a CDS encoding metallophosphoesterase family protein: MSNPMRLLHSSDWHIGMTRRHLSESKQAVFRDARLQAIEQLCNHAAELDVASVVVAGDVFDGNQLDSNTIISLLEMVGELTCPVVLQPGNHDSYRRDSVYQSPAFRTHQPDNVLVPNTPGVLRDIPGLELIVGPYTDRYPTENPLFTALRQCAHTPKEPGTYRVGLAHTGVDAFAPRMDDATGAEIVPVAALEEACRSYQLDYLALGDRHSQTQVGESGRIWYSGSPEVTDFDDVEKNSGQALLVTLHDDTCTTEPLTCGKWSFRTFRRDIHSTADIAQLSHEFAEIPNKRRTAVRLGLNATLTVEDMAALDTAQAQWEGIFAGFRLWERNSSRHLLPSLTGLQARLAGYVAEAAEELSQLADTGDETAQDALTLLYRLTVEGEHQ, translated from the coding sequence ATGAGTAACCCAATGCGCCTCCTCCATAGCAGCGACTGGCACATCGGGATGACGCGCCGTCACCTGTCAGAAAGTAAACAGGCAGTCTTTCGTGACGCACGCCTGCAGGCCATCGAGCAACTCTGCAACCACGCCGCAGAACTGGACGTCGCTAGCGTCGTTGTCGCAGGCGACGTCTTCGATGGGAACCAACTTGATAGCAATACCATCATCTCCCTCCTAGAAATGGTGGGTGAACTGACCTGCCCGGTAGTGCTCCAACCCGGTAACCATGACTCCTACCGGCGAGACAGCGTCTACCAGTCACCTGCCTTCCGCACCCATCAACCAGACAATGTCCTCGTCCCCAATACACCCGGAGTACTACGAGACATCCCAGGACTCGAGCTCATCGTCGGTCCCTATACTGATCGGTACCCCACTGAAAACCCACTCTTTACTGCTCTGCGGCAGTGCGCGCACACTCCCAAAGAACCTGGCACATACCGAGTAGGACTAGCGCACACAGGTGTTGACGCCTTCGCCCCACGCATGGACGATGCCACCGGAGCAGAAATTGTCCCCGTCGCTGCACTCGAGGAGGCCTGCCGCAGCTATCAGCTCGACTACCTCGCCCTCGGAGACAGACACTCACAAACACAGGTGGGGGAGAGCGGCCGGATCTGGTACTCCGGAAGCCCCGAAGTAACTGATTTCGATGACGTCGAAAAAAACTCAGGCCAGGCGCTTCTCGTCACACTGCACGACGACACCTGTACAACTGAACCACTCACCTGCGGGAAATGGTCCTTCCGAACCTTTCGACGTGACATCCACAGCACCGCTGATATCGCACAGCTCTCCCACGAATTTGCGGAAATACCCAACAAACGACGCACTGCCGTTCGGCTTGGGCTCAACGCCACCCTCACCGTCGAAGACATGGCCGCATTAGATACTGCCCAAGCGCAATGGGAAGGAATATTCGCAGGATTCCGCCTATGGGAACGGAATAGCTCACGGCACCTTCTCCCATCCCTCACTGGACTACAAGCGCGACTGGCCGGGTATGTAGCAGAGGCGGCTGAGGAACTCTCACAGCTAGCCGACACCGGTGACGAGACCGCACAAGATGCCCTCACTCTGCTCTACCGACTTACCGTGGAAGGAGAACACCAGTAA
- a CDS encoding SWIM zinc finger family protein has product MRGLVAQKKTGHFGRTWWGKQVERALEEPYRGQDGVVRHPHVARAKALARNGAILAMEHHGTTVAGEVQGSQLDPFAPTISGTPASTDTIAEVRAAIARHPGSAEQIIAGSLPTFLEDLLPLHAHDLRCACTCPVSTGHCSHTLALGYLLVERMDRDSEWYLQLRGISLADVLVSADPLDEAAASDSTDEPDTSTTALRERRDTESGSASVRGQVPQGAAAHLITRPTLEPAQAQAPDSPIALDPQRYWALSGELPDLPNPLPNPAYHDLDPVQWMAAASTYTSDPVNKLTLESDLHDAWDYLVERDISPTVTKEYSDE; this is encoded by the coding sequence ATGCGAGGACTTGTTGCTCAGAAAAAAACCGGACATTTCGGGCGCACCTGGTGGGGGAAACAGGTGGAACGGGCGTTAGAAGAACCTTATCGGGGACAGGACGGAGTGGTTCGACACCCCCATGTTGCACGTGCGAAGGCACTGGCGCGCAATGGTGCCATCCTCGCAATGGAACATCACGGCACCACCGTTGCGGGCGAAGTACAGGGAAGCCAGCTCGATCCCTTCGCACCCACTATTTCGGGCACGCCGGCTAGCACCGACACCATCGCAGAAGTGCGCGCTGCTATCGCCCGTCATCCCGGCTCTGCAGAACAGATTATTGCGGGATCTCTTCCCACGTTCCTCGAAGATCTTCTCCCGCTCCACGCACATGATCTCCGGTGTGCGTGCACTTGTCCTGTATCTACAGGACACTGCTCACATACCTTGGCACTGGGATATCTGCTAGTAGAACGCATGGATCGAGATAGCGAGTGGTATCTCCAGCTCCGTGGTATCTCTCTTGCAGATGTCTTGGTTTCGGCTGATCCCCTCGACGAGGCAGCAGCATCAGACTCCACCGACGAGCCTGATACATCTACCACCGCACTTCGGGAGAGAAGAGACACAGAATCCGGTAGTGCATCCGTGCGCGGGCAGGTTCCACAGGGGGCGGCAGCGCACCTCATCACCCGACCCACCCTGGAACCAGCTCAAGCGCAGGCCCCTGATTCCCCCATTGCGCTTGACCCTCAGCGCTACTGGGCACTTTCCGGAGAGCTACCAGACCTCCCAAACCCTCTCCCCAACCCGGCTTACCACGACCTCGACCCCGTGCAGTGGATGGCCGCAGCGAGCACCTACACTTCTGACCCAGTCAATAAACTCACTCTCGAATCCGATCTACACGACGCGTGGGACTATCTTGTCGAACGCGACATCTCCCCAACCGTCACCAAGGAGTACTCCGATGAGTAA
- a CDS encoding DEAD/DEAH box helicase: MTSPSTSSYELHGRWIPDRGLMLWIRDCAGGEAPGRVADLPAGAFPSIISDLIQRVPVFRYTLPFTVIGEGGYPRSRIVPCLVISAGAAFTFLADCAASATPIPGLGEDLRFLAHAVAGVTRWVEAGRVTPRLYRHGPTWYAHWQLLGGGAQRVWLTELLHTLPPVLAHNGGFSAVESFVDAMTAELCRQRLRDLPHRPRQAFVESLITGEPFIEGTLGFAERLREWQNGAADTDTEVVLRLHEPLPDTPEWWGLEVSVRVLGSAPQPLIPSVLDAASYTTATTLWSRATEAYPALLDSVAAGYGEDRLLTTAQATNFVTQGVNVVRAQGIVVMLPRAWAAAPVSMRLHVTPGEGEQAARSAATGAKVGLDAILDYQWQVALGDVVLTPAELFDIVQEQSGLVHLRDGWVQADPILLRRAAEFIAAKGGKQRRKALSQADLAATQEGTAGDVLQELISADAPVPVTGAAGSTLVDDLLAHRAEPVHVPTDDLVAAQLRPYQQRGVDWIASLDALGQGGLLADDMGLGKTLQVLTVLAHDKARGAVPADSAVLVVCPMSLAANWYHEAQKFAPQLSVAIHHGADRPSGAAFQDVVVQHDVIITTYNLLHRDRAELTTVTWWRVVFDEAQHLKNVATQQSRAARAISATHRLALTGTPMENNLEEFRALMDLVNPGYLGTQHGFRHHYALPIERDHDDTMAAQLRTLTAPFLLRRLKSDPAVIRDLPEKNEMVVHATLTTEQAGLYQAVVDDMLEKINQAKGLQRKGSVLAALTKLKQVCNHPAHYFGDDSAVLRHGRHRSGKVALLEELLLTILAEGEKALIFTQYKEFGDYLANYLHQRFNVVVPFLHGSLRREERDAMVESFQSAGGAPLMVLSLKAGGTGLTLTAANHVIHCDRWWNPAVENQATDRAYRIGQTKDVQVRKLVCDGTIEERIDDIIAHKSTMSDLVVGTGETWLTELEDDQLRELFRLEVK, translated from the coding sequence ATGACGAGTCCCAGCACATCCTCCTATGAACTCCATGGCCGGTGGATACCGGATCGTGGGTTGATGCTGTGGATTCGAGATTGTGCCGGGGGAGAAGCCCCCGGACGGGTCGCAGACCTGCCTGCGGGTGCCTTCCCGTCCATTATTAGTGACCTTATCCAGCGGGTCCCGGTGTTCCGTTACACCCTGCCTTTCACTGTCATTGGTGAGGGTGGCTATCCTCGTTCTCGGATTGTTCCGTGCCTTGTCATTAGTGCAGGGGCTGCTTTTACTTTTCTGGCCGACTGTGCAGCGTCTGCGACCCCTATCCCCGGCCTCGGGGAAGACTTGCGCTTCCTCGCACATGCCGTAGCAGGGGTTACACGGTGGGTAGAGGCTGGTCGAGTAACACCTCGCCTTTATCGGCATGGCCCCACCTGGTATGCCCACTGGCAGCTTTTGGGTGGTGGCGCGCAACGGGTATGGCTCACCGAGCTCCTTCACACGTTACCGCCAGTGCTTGCCCATAACGGTGGTTTCTCCGCGGTGGAGAGTTTTGTCGATGCTATGACAGCTGAACTATGCCGACAACGCCTGCGGGATCTCCCCCACCGTCCGCGGCAGGCTTTCGTAGAATCACTGATCACTGGAGAGCCTTTTATCGAGGGGACACTCGGGTTTGCAGAACGGCTCCGCGAATGGCAAAACGGAGCAGCAGACACCGATACCGAAGTGGTGCTTCGTCTCCACGAACCACTACCCGACACCCCGGAATGGTGGGGTCTGGAAGTTTCCGTACGTGTCTTGGGCAGTGCCCCGCAACCTCTCATTCCCAGTGTCCTCGACGCTGCCTCATACACTACCGCTACCACGTTGTGGTCGCGGGCGACGGAAGCCTACCCAGCTCTGCTCGACAGCGTGGCAGCAGGGTATGGGGAAGATCGTCTCCTGACGACCGCACAGGCCACCAACTTTGTCACCCAAGGGGTGAACGTCGTGCGGGCACAAGGCATCGTTGTCATGCTTCCCCGGGCCTGGGCTGCTGCCCCGGTGTCCATGCGGTTGCATGTGACTCCGGGGGAAGGCGAACAAGCAGCGCGTTCAGCCGCTACTGGGGCGAAAGTAGGGCTCGACGCCATCTTGGACTACCAATGGCAAGTGGCGTTGGGAGACGTTGTCCTGACACCTGCAGAGCTCTTCGACATTGTGCAAGAACAGTCTGGGTTAGTTCACCTTCGTGATGGGTGGGTGCAGGCAGACCCCATACTGTTGCGCCGGGCAGCAGAATTCATTGCTGCAAAAGGTGGGAAACAGCGTCGGAAAGCGCTGTCTCAAGCCGATCTCGCCGCTACCCAAGAGGGAACTGCGGGGGATGTACTGCAGGAACTTATTAGTGCTGACGCACCAGTACCGGTGACGGGTGCTGCTGGGTCAACTCTGGTGGATGACTTACTAGCGCATCGCGCCGAACCGGTGCATGTCCCCACTGACGATCTTGTCGCCGCCCAGCTGCGCCCCTATCAGCAGCGCGGTGTGGACTGGATAGCCAGTCTCGATGCACTTGGGCAGGGTGGTCTTCTGGCTGATGATATGGGTCTGGGGAAGACTCTCCAGGTGCTCACCGTCCTGGCCCATGACAAAGCGCGTGGAGCAGTGCCCGCAGACTCGGCAGTGCTCGTCGTCTGCCCTATGTCCTTGGCAGCCAACTGGTACCACGAAGCGCAGAAGTTTGCTCCACAATTATCTGTCGCCATTCATCATGGTGCAGATCGGCCAAGTGGGGCAGCATTCCAGGATGTGGTTGTACAGCACGATGTCATCATTACCACCTACAACCTGCTGCATCGAGACCGGGCTGAGCTCACCACAGTGACCTGGTGGCGAGTCGTCTTCGATGAAGCACAGCACTTAAAAAACGTTGCAACGCAGCAATCTCGGGCAGCACGGGCGATCTCCGCAACACATCGCCTAGCACTCACCGGAACCCCCATGGAAAACAACCTGGAGGAGTTTCGCGCTCTTATGGACCTGGTAAACCCAGGCTACCTCGGAACGCAGCACGGCTTCCGTCACCACTACGCGCTTCCCATTGAACGTGACCATGACGACACCATGGCCGCGCAACTGCGCACCTTGACAGCCCCATTCTTGCTCCGCCGACTAAAAAGCGACCCTGCTGTTATCCGCGATCTGCCTGAGAAGAATGAGATGGTCGTCCACGCCACCTTGACAACAGAACAAGCCGGCCTCTACCAAGCCGTGGTCGATGACATGCTTGAGAAGATCAACCAGGCAAAAGGCCTGCAGCGGAAAGGTTCCGTGCTTGCTGCGCTCACTAAGCTCAAACAAGTCTGCAACCACCCTGCTCACTACTTCGGGGATGACTCAGCTGTCCTCCGACATGGACGGCATCGTTCCGGAAAAGTGGCGTTACTGGAAGAACTCCTTTTGACCATCCTCGCCGAAGGAGAAAAGGCGCTCATCTTTACTCAATACAAAGAATTTGGGGACTACCTGGCGAACTACCTACACCAACGGTTTAACGTAGTGGTACCGTTCCTCCACGGATCACTGCGGCGTGAAGAACGCGATGCCATGGTGGAGAGCTTCCAGTCTGCTGGGGGAGCCCCACTCATGGTGTTGTCCCTTAAAGCCGGTGGAACTGGGCTCACACTCACCGCTGCAAACCATGTCATTCATTGTGACCGTTGGTGGAATCCGGCGGTCGAAAACCAAGCCACCGACCGCGCCTATCGAATTGGCCAGACGAAGGACGTACAAGTACGCAAACTCGTCTGTGACGGCACCATCGAAGAGCGTATTGATGACATTATTGCCCACAAATCGACGATGTCGGATCTAGTTGTGGGCACAGGGGAAACCTGGCTCACCGAGCTGGAAGATGACCAGCTACGGGAACTCTTCCGTTTGGAGGTGAAGTAA
- a CDS encoding HNH endonuclease family protein, giving the protein MINCQVPLTTEVPTMPLPHHHTAVPAAHACTDTTSPVQANNSALQSGTTQHAFSTTPVHLWSLRGRRWLLWGGWVVFPTLVALVVTAAQWIPPTHQWPGSPSRAEIRALLNRVHIIPRRQHILGYERACTGSSSCSFGTAWTDDSDAPGSHNGIDTRSEMLRLLSTSIDPYTGRHLPNQRQQRHIDHLFPLAAAWDMGAAQWPQRKRVSFANDISRNLVVVAGDINIEKADSTPSEWLPPWKGSRCWYAARYLTVAVHYDLSISQADWRALSAASRLCPRRSA; this is encoded by the coding sequence GTGATTAACTGCCAAGTCCCCCTCACCACTGAAGTCCCCACTATGCCGCTACCACATCATCACACTGCAGTTCCCGCCGCCCACGCGTGCACCGACACCACCAGCCCGGTGCAAGCCAACAACTCTGCTCTCCAGTCCGGTACGACCCAGCACGCCTTCTCCACTACACCGGTCCACCTCTGGAGCCTCCGGGGACGTCGATGGCTACTCTGGGGAGGATGGGTGGTGTTCCCCACCCTGGTGGCTCTCGTCGTCACGGCAGCCCAATGGATTCCACCTACGCACCAGTGGCCAGGCAGTCCGAGCCGCGCGGAGATACGTGCACTGCTCAACCGTGTGCACATCATCCCCCGACGCCAACATATTCTGGGTTACGAACGTGCCTGCACCGGCTCATCCAGCTGCAGTTTCGGCACTGCATGGACTGATGACTCGGATGCCCCTGGCAGCCACAACGGTATCGATACTCGTTCGGAGATGCTGCGCCTCCTCTCTACCAGTATTGATCCCTACACCGGGCGTCACCTTCCCAACCAGCGGCAGCAACGTCATATCGACCACCTCTTCCCACTTGCCGCGGCATGGGATATGGGTGCTGCACAGTGGCCTCAACGAAAGCGAGTGAGCTTCGCTAATGACATCTCCCGCAACCTGGTGGTGGTTGCGGGAGACATCAATATTGAAAAAGCAGACAGCACCCCCAGCGAGTGGCTTCCACCATGGAAAGGTAGCCGCTGCTGGTACGCGGCCCGCTACCTTACCGTTGCGGTCCACTACGACTTGTCCATCAGCCAAGCCGATTGGCGGGCACTCTCCGCGGCGAGCAGACTCTGCCCACGGCGTTCGGCTTAG
- a CDS encoding DEAD/DEAH box helicase, whose translation MTTVETFSDFDLPVPILQAISDLGFESPSQIQAATIPLLLSGKDVVGMAQTGTGKTAAFGLPMVAAIDPELKAPQALVLAPTRELALQVADAVSSFARHLPGVKVLPIYGGQSYGVQIAGLKRGAQIIVGTPGRIIDHLSKGKLDLSELRYLVLDEADEMLKMGFQEDVEEILSKAPEHRQAALFSATIPPAIRRISENYLSDPQQIEIETPTTTNANIEQRYVVVNQRSKIDALTRILEVDTFEAMILFVRTKQQTEEMADKLRARGYGAAAINGDMVQAQRERTINQLKEGTLDILVATDVAARGLDVDRISYVLNYDMPHDPESYVHRIGRTGRAGRTGQALLFVTPRERRMIKQIERVTGQPLKEVKLPSVDDVNDTRVRRFNESITEALEDEHLDLFRGFVQLYAADTGVDIVDIAAALAVRTVDETEGFLLTEELEVDDYRGHQRSFSHGGERKEGRQQSRSGKDLVSYRIAVGKRHKATPSSIVGAIANEGGISSADIGHISIRGDYSLIDMPADLPQEVFDNLEKTRISGQLIHLEVDPGPPANRPGALKQAKWEKKQQSSYMRSDKHSRKYRNDRTEWNDRKSRKEWKNSADHGRGAWNERSSSDRSTKNDHFERKDRPAWKTRSRKSYQPAVKGYSKNRGFSNHKQSKNY comes from the coding sequence ATGACTACTGTCGAAACATTTTCTGACTTCGACCTGCCCGTTCCGATTCTGCAAGCAATCAGTGACCTAGGTTTCGAGTCCCCCAGCCAGATTCAGGCTGCTACTATCCCCCTGCTGCTCTCCGGGAAAGACGTTGTGGGCATGGCCCAAACCGGTACCGGTAAGACTGCAGCGTTCGGCCTCCCCATGGTGGCCGCCATTGACCCCGAGCTGAAAGCTCCGCAAGCCTTGGTGCTTGCCCCTACTCGTGAACTAGCCCTGCAGGTCGCCGATGCCGTATCGAGCTTCGCGCGGCATCTTCCAGGGGTGAAAGTGCTCCCCATCTACGGTGGACAGTCCTATGGTGTCCAAATTGCGGGTTTGAAGCGCGGTGCCCAGATCATTGTCGGTACCCCTGGACGCATCATCGACCACCTTTCCAAAGGTAAGCTCGATCTTTCCGAACTGCGCTACCTGGTTCTTGACGAAGCCGATGAAATGCTGAAGATGGGCTTCCAAGAAGACGTCGAGGAGATCCTTTCCAAAGCTCCTGAGCACCGTCAGGCAGCACTTTTCTCCGCCACCATCCCGCCGGCGATCCGCCGTATCTCTGAGAACTATCTGTCTGATCCGCAGCAGATCGAAATCGAAACCCCCACCACCACGAATGCCAATATTGAGCAGCGATATGTGGTCGTTAACCAGCGATCTAAGATTGATGCCCTCACCCGCATCCTGGAAGTGGATACCTTTGAAGCAATGATCCTTTTCGTCCGCACCAAGCAGCAGACAGAGGAGATGGCTGATAAGCTCCGTGCACGTGGCTACGGTGCGGCTGCAATTAACGGTGACATGGTGCAAGCCCAACGTGAACGTACCATTAATCAGCTCAAAGAGGGCACCCTCGATATCCTTGTCGCAACCGACGTGGCGGCGCGTGGCCTAGACGTCGACCGCATCAGCTATGTCCTCAACTACGACATGCCCCACGACCCGGAGTCCTACGTGCACCGAATCGGTCGCACCGGGCGCGCTGGGCGGACCGGACAGGCACTCCTGTTCGTGACGCCGCGAGAACGCCGCATGATTAAGCAGATTGAGCGTGTCACCGGCCAGCCCCTCAAAGAGGTCAAGCTGCCCAGCGTGGACGATGTTAACGACACTCGCGTTCGCCGCTTCAACGAATCCATCACCGAAGCTCTGGAAGATGAGCACCTCGACCTTTTCCGTGGATTCGTGCAGCTCTACGCGGCAGATACGGGAGTGGATATAGTCGATATTGCAGCTGCGCTAGCAGTCCGCACTGTCGATGAGACCGAAGGCTTCCTGTTGACCGAGGAACTTGAGGTAGATGATTATCGCGGCCACCAGCGTTCCTTCTCTCATGGCGGGGAGCGCAAAGAAGGGCGGCAGCAATCCCGGAGCGGCAAAGATTTGGTCTCCTACCGTATTGCCGTCGGAAAGCGTCACAAGGCCACGCCGTCGAGCATCGTGGGAGCTATTGCGAATGAAGGCGGAATCAGTAGCGCTGATATTGGCCATATCTCCATTCGCGGGGACTACTCCCTCATCGATATGCCCGCTGACCTTCCCCAAGAGGTTTTCGACAATCTGGAGAAGACGCGGATCTCCGGCCAACTGATCCACCTTGAAGTGGATCCGGGCCCACCGGCTAACCGTCCAGGGGCTCTCAAACAGGCCAAGTGGGAGAAAAAACAGCAGAGCAGCTATATGCGCTCTGACAAGCACTCCCGTAAGTACCGCAACGACCGCACCGAGTGGAACGACCGGAAGAGCCGCAAGGAGTGGAAGAACTCTGCGGACCACGGTCGCGGTGCGTGGAACGAGCGTTCCTCTTCCGACCGGTCCACCAAGAATGACCATTTTGAACGTAAAGATCGTCCTGCTTGGAAGACCCGTTCCCGGAAGAGCTACCAACCTGCTGTAAAGGGCTATTCGAAGAACCGCGGTTTTTCCAACCACAAGCAGAGCAAAAATTACTAA
- a CDS encoding MFS transporter: protein MASSTQEPREPLPRGIWILVGAAFLIAIGYGLITPVLPQYAHSFNVSVMAAAAIVSVFGMTRLVFAPASGKLINLLGERPMYVAGLFIVALSTLATTFAQGYWELLVYRGLGGIGSTLFTVSATAMIVRMAPGYMRGRAASAYGGAFLIGNIAGPVAGGMLGHIDIRLPFYVYTVSLILAIIVVWWMLPARLLTPSTTALANAETGSLAVNTGTISETEPDTPAASSDLDTEQSVQAPELKLRDVMKDSAFWACLATNFSNGWGNFGVRVALLPLFVSALLRTNGAAQAGIAMAIFAIGNAIALYVTRHWSDRWGRRPLIIGGLLLCGAMTALLGQGTSVGMVYVLSLFAGLGGGVINPAQQAAIGDVVAGYRGGTVLASVQMAADFGSIVGTLAAGAIVDALGYSWAFGITGIILAVSSLAWVPARETLPSAARSRPAPSSL from the coding sequence ATGGCGAGCTCAACACAGGAACCTCGAGAACCCCTACCTCGGGGTATCTGGATTCTGGTGGGGGCCGCCTTTCTCATAGCGATCGGCTACGGACTCATCACCCCGGTCCTTCCGCAATATGCCCACAGTTTTAACGTAAGTGTGATGGCGGCAGCCGCCATTGTTAGCGTTTTCGGCATGACGCGCCTCGTGTTTGCGCCAGCCTCCGGAAAACTCATCAATTTACTGGGTGAACGTCCGATGTACGTGGCAGGGCTCTTCATCGTCGCTCTCTCCACCCTGGCCACCACCTTCGCCCAGGGATACTGGGAACTCCTCGTCTACCGCGGATTAGGCGGAATCGGCTCGACCCTCTTCACTGTGTCCGCAACCGCCATGATCGTGAGAATGGCACCTGGCTACATGCGTGGACGTGCAGCCTCCGCCTATGGTGGGGCATTCCTCATTGGAAACATCGCCGGCCCAGTGGCAGGGGGAATGCTGGGGCATATCGACATCCGGCTTCCGTTCTACGTGTACACGGTCTCCCTCATCCTGGCGATTATCGTAGTATGGTGGATGCTCCCGGCACGGCTCCTTACCCCCTCAACTACCGCCCTTGCCAACGCGGAAACGGGGAGTTTAGCCGTCAACACCGGCACTATCTCCGAAACGGAACCCGATACGCCTGCTGCTTCATCGGACCTGGACACGGAACAATCGGTACAAGCTCCCGAGCTGAAATTGCGCGACGTCATGAAAGACAGTGCGTTCTGGGCCTGCCTCGCCACCAACTTCTCCAACGGATGGGGCAACTTCGGGGTCCGTGTCGCCCTGCTGCCTCTTTTCGTCTCCGCGTTGCTTCGTACAAACGGAGCAGCCCAGGCGGGAATCGCAATGGCGATCTTTGCCATCGGTAATGCAATTGCCCTGTACGTCACCCGGCATTGGTCCGATCGCTGGGGTCGTCGTCCCCTCATCATTGGGGGACTCCTGCTTTGTGGAGCCATGACGGCGTTACTGGGTCAAGGGACAAGCGTGGGGATGGTCTACGTTCTGTCACTCTTTGCTGGTCTCGGCGGTGGTGTCATCAACCCAGCACAGCAGGCAGCCATCGGAGATGTGGTGGCCGGCTACCGGGGAGGAACGGTCTTGGCTTCGGTGCAAATGGCTGCTGACTTCGGTTCAATCGTCGGAACGCTGGCAGCCGGGGCCATTGTGGATGCCTTGGGTTACAGTTGGGCCTTTGGAATCACAGGCATCATCTTGGCGGTAAGTTCGTTGGCATGGGTGCCGGCCCGAGAAACTCTTCCATCTGCCGCCCGCAGCCGACCAGCACCTTCCTCCCTTTAG
- a CDS encoding M20/M25/M40 family metallo-hydrolase, which translates to MTSTSADLSRPTREWNDWDALGQEAVAFTQDLIRIPSVNTGKPDVGDGEDQCIHYIARKLADVGIEGDYLASRPGRGNYRIIIPGDDPHALLIHSHVDVVPVNADDWDYPPFSGDIIDGWIWGRGAVDMKDFAGMMLAVARHYALTGVRPARSLMMVWFSDEEHDGVWGSHWLVDHHPEWFAGVTQALSEVGGFSVTLPDHPDTRIYPLAVAEKGVAWARFSVKGRAGHGSRPSGTNAVSVIARAVAAIARHDFPIIHTPALDAFLDTIAEVTGKRYQDDELDAATHKWGFLGPVVRAGLRNTAAPTQLHAGYAVNVIPADASATIDCRVLPGHETEFFDTVEELLRDELGEDYDALTIDWEEPNAVSSDPQSPLVDTVRDALATIDPAGVVAPYLLPAGTDNKFLQRLDIECFGFVPLQLPSTYDCFGHFHAKNERVPVSAVHSGAQVLAHLTQNA; encoded by the coding sequence ATGACAAGCACTAGCGCAGATCTTTCCCGCCCCACCCGCGAATGGAACGACTGGGATGCCCTCGGCCAGGAAGCAGTGGCCTTCACCCAGGACCTCATCCGTATCCCTTCCGTCAACACCGGAAAACCCGACGTAGGAGATGGAGAAGACCAGTGCATCCACTACATCGCACGCAAACTCGCCGATGTTGGCATTGAGGGAGACTACCTGGCATCTCGCCCCGGCCGCGGAAACTACCGCATCATCATTCCCGGGGACGACCCCCATGCTCTCCTGATTCACAGCCACGTCGACGTCGTCCCGGTTAACGCTGACGACTGGGACTATCCACCCTTCAGTGGTGACATTATTGACGGATGGATCTGGGGCCGTGGTGCCGTCGACATGAAAGACTTTGCCGGCATGATGCTCGCCGTCGCACGCCATTACGCACTCACCGGAGTGCGCCCAGCCCGCAGTCTCATGATGGTGTGGTTCTCCGACGAAGAACACGATGGTGTGTGGGGCTCCCACTGGCTCGTTGACCACCATCCTGAGTGGTTCGCCGGCGTAACCCAGGCACTCAGCGAAGTAGGCGGCTTCTCCGTCACCCTCCCCGACCACCCCGATACACGAATCTATCCCTTAGCAGTAGCCGAAAAAGGCGTTGCGTGGGCACGTTTCAGCGTGAAAGGGCGCGCCGGGCACGGTTCACGCCCCTCCGGAACGAATGCAGTGTCCGTCATCGCCCGTGCTGTCGCAGCGATCGCCCGCCACGATTTTCCCATCATCCATACCCCCGCGCTGGACGCCTTCCTGGACACCATAGCCGAGGTAACAGGCAAACGGTACCAAGACGACGAACTTGATGCTGCCACCCACAAGTGGGGCTTTCTCGGGCCAGTAGTCCGTGCTGGCCTCCGCAATACGGCAGCTCCCACCCAGCTTCACGCCGGCTATGCGGTGAACGTTATCCCCGCCGACGCCAGTGCCACTATCGATTGCCGCGTGCTTCCGGGCCACGAAACAGAATTTTTCGACACGGTGGAGGAACTGCTGAGAGACGAGCTGGGTGAGGACTACGACGCCCTCACCATCGACTGGGAGGAGCCCAATGCAGTCTCCAGCGACCCGCAGTCTCCCTTGGTCGACACCGTCCGCGATGCCCTCGCTACCATCGACCCTGCGGGAGTCGTAGCGCCCTATCTTCTCCCGGCCGGTACCGACAATAAGTTTCTCCAGCGGCTGGATATCGAATGCTTTGGCTTCGTGCCGCTGCAACTCCCCAGCACCTATGACTGCTTCGGGCATTTCCACGCAAAAAATGAGCGAGTTCCTGTCAGTGCAGTCCATAGCGGGGCACAGGTACTGGCTCACCTCACCCAAAATGCGTAG